From Centropristis striata isolate RG_2023a ecotype Rhode Island chromosome 16, C.striata_1.0, whole genome shotgun sequence, a single genomic window includes:
- the marc1 gene encoding mitochondrial amidoxime-reducing component 1 produces MELQELKDAAVNLLLHNKKAALLIGGAGVAALGLGLGYKYLRKPEKVVRVGVVSQLLIHPLKSGRAVSVALAECQNLGLKFGELQDRHWLVVTEDGRMVTGRQEPRLVLVSLTCEGGHVCLNGPNMEELRFPFKQPDNPVTNCRVFSSDIQGRDCGDEASRWLTRYLGEEKTFRMVHFEHQMRARKSAAIEPLFPQNEEVAYQDVGPVMLLSESSVNDLSSKLDKAVTVERFRPSIVISDCEPFAEDSWEELQIGSVRLQRVMSCGRCLFTTVDPETGIISRKEPLDTLKSYRLCQPSEKHIYKSDPLFGQLHIVKKTGILQVGDVVYKISR; encoded by the exons atggagctgcaggagctgaAGGATGCGGCGGTAAACTTGCTGCTCCACAATAAGAAAGCCGCTCTTCTGATCGGCGGAGCTGGCGTCGCTGCTCTGGGACTTGGTCTCGGATATAAATACCTGCGAAAGCCAGAAAAAGTTGTTCGTGTAGGCGTCGTGTCGCAGCTCCTCATTCATCCTCTGAAGTCTGGCAGAGCCGTGTCTGTGGCTCTGGCCGAGTGCCAAAACCTCGGTCTCAAGTTTGGAGAGTTGCAGGATCG ACACTGGCTCGTGGTCACAGAGGACGGTCGGATGGTGACGGGCAGGCAGGAGCCTCGTCTGGTGTTGGTGTCTCTGACCTGTGAGGGAGGTCATGTTTGTCTGAATGGCCCAAACATGGAGGAGCTGCGATTCCCCTTCAAACAGCCCGACAACCCGGTCACCAACTGCAG AGTGTTTTCATCTGACATTCAGGGACGGGATTGCGGTGACGAGGCGTCTCGCTGGCTCACTCGCTACCTGGGGGAAGAGAAAACCTTTCGCATGGTGCACTTTGAACACCAGATGAGGGCGAGGAAGTCAGCAGCGATAGAGCCTCTTTTCCCTCAAAATGag GAGGTGGCCTACCAAGATGTCGGACCTGTGATGCTGCTGTCCGAATCGTCTGTCAATGATCTCAGCAGCAAGTTGGATAAGGCGGTCACAGTGGAGCGTTTCCGCCCAAGCATTGTCATAAGTGACTGTGAACCATTTGCTGAG GATTCGTGGGAAGAGCTCCAGATTGGCAGCGTGAGACTGCAGCGTGTAATGTCATGTGGACG aTGTCTTTTCACCACCGTTGATCCTGAAACAGGTATAATTAGCAGAAAAGAACCTCTGGACACACTGAAAAG CTATCGTCTGTGCCAACCCTCTGAGAAGCACATCTACAAGTCAGACCCGCTGTTTGGACAGCTGCACATAGTGAAGAAGACGGGGATCCTGCAAGTCGGCGATGTGGTTTATAAGATCAGCCGCTAA
- the hhipl2 gene encoding HHIP-like protein 2 has translation MRDAALHPSAARCATVLRTVASPSSPKKTQSFPEFIVITSVMLLVAVQLASAHPQCLDFEPPFKPAWHLEFCTQYEQFGCCDQKTDNEIAERYWDIIDQLETVGQDLCEDMLKEVMCQECSPYAAHLYDAEDPYTPVRELPGLCFGYCSEFHSKCGHVVKYLTENQLLQDRSERDVSTFCSLVDLSDQDYCYPNVLKSLDLNSNLGKVAENPRGCLQLCLTEVANNLRNPVLMLHSSDGTHRMFIAEQVGFVWVYLRDGSRLEQPFLDISGEVITTPWLGDERGFLGMAFHPEYRDNGRFFIYYSIQVNSQLEKVRISEMRVSAHNMNMADPYSERPILEIEEPAANHNGGQILFGLDGYLYIFTGDGGKAGDPFGKYGNAQNKSALLGKVLRIDVDGSDPSGKQFRIPPDNPFLRDPHARPEVYAYGVRNMWRCSVDRGDPVSNYGRGRIFCGDVGQNRYEEIDIIVKGGNYGWRAKEGFECYDVKLCHNSSLNDILPIFAYSHHVGKSVTGGYVYRGCESPNLNGLYIFGDFMSGRIMALEEDKTTGSWRERSVCMGETKTCSFPGLINHHHKFIISFAEDEAGELYFLATAYPSSVSPHGTVFKFMDPSRRAPPGKCKQKPLPVKVRGKKVPFVPRELTVLQSNEKPTRPPPRKFKLTTKPAVTGSHVKPTTIKPTTIKPAPIKPATIKPATIKPATIKPATIKPATIKPAPIKPATIKPATIKPATIKHATIKPATIKPATIKPATIKPATIKPATIKPATIKPATLKPATIKPATTAASVTTTTTTTTTTTMTSTAAVKPKWKTLDKNAKKTNKLTPWKKKKLLNKQPTSRQTKNHSVRQKQETEQSKKTTVMKPVGDKVKPRQTAKTGLKSNALNKTNSLKDGSVNMRRVPPRKAAPRPIQHEINSIKLRESAKLYHGFMNRTKINMTVRTNRTLLNKLQVRRKQANKAKAL, from the exons ATGCGGGATGCTGCGCTCCATCCAAGCGCAGCCCGTTGCGCGACGGTTTTACGCACAGTGGCAAGTCCGAGCTCACCCAAAAAGACCCAGAGCTTTCCTGAGTTTATCGTGATAACATCAGTGATGTTGCTCGTCGCGGTCCAGCTGGCGTCAGCTCATCCTCAGTGTCTGGACTTCGAGCCACCTTTCAAACCTGCGTGGCACCTGGAGTTTTGCACCCAGTACGAGCAGTTTGGCTGCTGCGACCAGAAAACGGACAACGAGATCGCGGAGAGATACTGGGACATTATTGACCAGCTAGAAACTGTGGGCCAGGATCTATGTGAAGACATGTTGAAAGAAGTCATGTGCcag GAGTGTTCTCCATATGCCGCCCATCTCTATGATGCTGAGGACCCCTACACACCTGTCAGAGAGCTACCTGGCCTTTGCTTTGGATACTGCTCTGAGTTTCATAGCAAATGTGGACATGTGGTGAAATATTTAACTGAGAACCAACTGCTGCAGGACAGATCTGAACGAGACGTGTCCACATTCTGCAGCCTGGTCGACTTGTCCGACCAGGACTACTGCTACCCCAATGTTTTAAAGAGCCTTGACCTCAACAGCAACCTGGGAAAGGTGGCAGAGAATCCCAGGGGGTGTCTCCAGTTGTGCCTGACAGAAGTGGCCAACAACCTCAGGAACCCCGTGTTGATGCTTCACAGCAGCGACGGCACACATCGCATGTTCATCGCCGAGCAGGTGGGCTTCGTGTGGGTTTACCTGCGTGACGGCAGCCGGCTGGAGCAGCCCTTCCTGGACATCAGCGGGGAGGTGATCACCACGCCCTGGCTGGGGGATGAGAGGGGCTTCCTGGGCATGGCTTTCCACCCCGAATACCGTGACAACGGGCGCTTCTTCATCTACTACTCCATCCAGGTCAACAGTCAGCTGGAAAAAGTCAGAATCAGCGAAATGAGGGTGTCTGCACACAACATGAACATGGCTGATCCTTACTCAGAGAG GCCCATTCTAGAGATCGAGGAGCCGGCGGCAAACCACAACGGAGGGCAGATTCTGTTTGGTCTCGATGGATATTTGTACATCTTCACTGGGGATGGTGGCAAAGCTGGAGATCCATTTGGGAAGTATGGCAACGCACAAAACAA GAGTGCTCTTTTGGGGAAAGTGCTCCGCATTGATGTAGATGGCAGTGACCCCAGTGGGAAGCAGTTCAGGATCCCCCCTGATAACCCATTCCTCCGTGACCCACATGCCCGACCAGAGGTGTACGCATACGGGGTCAGAAACATGTGGCGCTGCTCTGTGGACCGCGGGGACCCGGTCAGCAACTACGGCAGGGGTCGGATATTCTGTGGAGACGTGGGTCAAAACCGATATGAGGAAATAGACATTATTGTGAAGGGAGGAAACTATGGATGGAGAGCCAAAGAAGGCTTTGAGTGCTATGATGTGAAATTATGCCACAACTCCTCCTTGA ATGACATCCTCCCTATATTTGCATACAGCCATCATGTTGGGAAGTCTGTGACAGGGGGATATGTGTACAGAGGATGTGAATCACCCAATCTGAACGGCCTGTACATTTTTGGAGACTTCATGAGTGG TCGCATCATGGCATTAGAGGAGGACAAGACAACAGGAAGCTGGAGGGAGAGGAGTGTGTGCATGGGTGAAACAAAGACGTGCTCATTCCCCGGACTCATCAATCATCACCACAAGTTCATCATCTCATTTGCTGAAGATGAAGCAG gtgaacTGTATTTTTTGGCTACAGCGTACCCCAGCTCTGTGTCTCCGCATGGAACGGTCTTCAAATTCATGGATCCCTCCAG GAGAGCTCCTCCAGGGAAATGTAAGCAGAAGCCGCTGCCTGTCAAAGTGAGAGGGAAGAAGGTTCCTTTTGTGCCTCGGGAAC TGACTGTGCTGCAGTCAAATGAAAAACCTACAAGACCACCACCAAGAAAATTCAAACTCACCACTAAGCCAGCGGTGACGGGGAGCCACGTCAAACCAACGACGATCAAACCGACAACAATCAAACCTGCACCCATCAAACCTGCAACTATCAAACCTGCAACCATCAAACCTGCAACCATCAAACCTGCAACCATCAAACCTGCAACCATCAAACCTGCACCCATCAAACCTGCAACTATCAAACCTGCAACCATCAAACCTGCAACCATCAAACATGCAACCATCAAACCTGCAACCATCAAACCTGCAACCATCAAACCTGCAACTATCAAACCTGCAACCATCAAACCTGCAACCATCAAACCTGCAACTATCAAACCTGCAACTCTCAAACCTGCAACCATCAAACCTGCAACTACTGCAGCCAGTGTGACGACGACGACAACGACGACGACGACGACAACAATGACGTCGACGGCAGCTGTGAAGCCGAAATGGAAAACACTTGATAAGAACGCAAAGAAGACAAACAAGCTGACACcatggaagaagaagaaactgctGAATAAGCAGCCGACTAGCAGACAAACAAAGAACCACAGTGTGAGACAGAAACAAGAGACAGAGCAATCAAAAAAGACCACTGTGATGAAGCCTGTCGGAGACAAAGTAAAGCCCAGACAAACTGCTAAGACTGGTTTAAAAAGTAATGCTCTGAATAAAACCAACAGTCTGAAAGATGGCTCCGTCAACATGAGGAGAGTTCCCCCGAGGAAAGCTGCACCGAGGCCCATCCAACACGAGATAAACAGCATAAAGCTGAGAGAATCTGCTAAACTGTACCATGGCTTCATGAACAGAACCAAGATCAACATGACTGTGAGAACAAACAGAACACTGCTGAACAAACTTCAGGTGAGAAGAAAGCAAGCAAACAAAgccaaagcactttaa